The following coding sequences lie in one Miscanthus floridulus cultivar M001 chromosome 9, ASM1932011v1, whole genome shotgun sequence genomic window:
- the LOC136481657 gene encoding nifU-like protein 2, chloroplastic yields the protein MQTAAAAVAWAAVPSTSASSSSSPNPFGVGVASTAVPASSAPRLVATSTPLGRRRRRQVVQAVANPDPAIELPLTAENVEMVLDEVRPYLMADGGNVALHEIDGNVVRLKLQGACGSCPASVTTMKMGIERRLMEKIPEIVAVEPIADEETGLELNQENIEKVLDEIRPYLAGTGGGELEFVTIEEPIVKVRLTGPAAGVMTVRVALTQKLREKIPKIAAVQLLP from the exons AtgcagacggcggcggcggccgtggcgtGGGCGGCGGTCCCATCGACGtccgcctcctcatcctcctcgcccaaccccttCGGG GTGGGGGTTGCGTCGACGGCCGTGCCGGCTTCTTCCGCGCCCAGGCTTGTTGCCACCTCCACGCCCCTGGGTCGTCGACGGCGTCGGCAAG TGGTTCAAGCTGTTGCCAATCCAGACCCTGCGATCGAGCTGCCACTGACTGCTGAAAATGTTGAGATGGTGTTGGATGAAGTAAGGCCGTATCTTATGGCAGACGGAGGCAATGTTGCGTTGCATGAGATTGACGGGAACGTGGTAAGGTTAAAGCTGCAAGGAGCATGTGGGTCATGCCCGGCTTCAGTAACAACGATGAAGATGGGTATTGAACGGCGCTTGATGGAGAAAATACCAGAGATTGTTGCGGTTGAGCCCATCGCTGATGAGGAAACAGGCCTTGAGTTGAACCAAGAGAACATTGAAAAG GTACTTGACGAGATTAGGCCATACCTTGCTGGCACAGGAGGTGGCGAGCTCGAGTTTGTCACAATCGAGGAGCCTATTGTCAAGGTTAGGCTTACAGGCCCAGCTGCTGGTGTGATGACTGTCCGAGTAGCGTTGACTCAGAAGCTCCGTGAGAAGATCCCTAAAATTGCAGCTGTCCAGCTATTGCCATAA